In Phaeobacter gallaeciensis DSM 26640, a genomic segment contains:
- a CDS encoding FadR/GntR family transcriptional regulator, whose translation MAARDPKQFSHSMAPLPARSSSRDVLEALTHMIELEGLGIGDRLPPEVDIARQLGIGRAKVREALTAWQNMGIVTRNKKAGTRLATEVVSNAIHLPVTLKLEAESLLRTHAVRRPLEIETVRLATRNVTPQSGRIIMGRVGELIAIHGAGQDWRAADYRFHEALQEASGNPLFGQLIQQIQHGFNEVYEAPFGKPHLGEASIPLHLPLAEAVVAGDESAAVAVMERILDMVEAEIRESMQSMMEGRND comes from the coding sequence ATGGCAGCGCGTGATCCGAAACAATTCAGCCACAGCATGGCGCCACTTCCGGCGCGCAGCAGCAGCCGCGATGTTCTGGAAGCTTTGACGCATATGATTGAGCTGGAAGGGCTTGGCATCGGTGACCGACTGCCACCGGAGGTCGACATTGCCCGCCAGCTTGGGATTGGTCGTGCCAAAGTACGTGAGGCGCTGACCGCCTGGCAGAACATGGGCATCGTGACCCGCAACAAAAAGGCCGGTACGCGGCTCGCTACCGAGGTGGTTTCCAACGCCATTCACTTGCCCGTAACGCTCAAGCTGGAGGCCGAGAGCCTGCTGCGAACCCATGCCGTGCGTCGCCCGCTTGAGATCGAAACCGTGCGCCTGGCGACGCGCAATGTCACGCCGCAGAGCGGCCGTATCATTATGGGGCGCGTGGGTGAGTTGATTGCGATCCATGGCGCCGGGCAGGACTGGCGCGCGGCGGACTACCGTTTTCACGAAGCGTTGCAGGAAGCCTCTGGTAACCCGCTGTTCGGTCAGCTGATCCAGCAGATCCAACATGGCTTTAACGAGGTATATGAGGCGCCGTTTGGCAAGCCGCATCTGGGCGAGGCGTCGATCCCGTTGCATCTGCCGCTTGCCGAAGCCGTGGTGGCCGGTGACGAGAGCGCTGCGGTGGCGGTTATGGAACGCATTCTGGATATGGTCGAGGCGGAGATCCGCGAGTCGATGCAGTCGATGATGGAGGGGCGCAATGACTGA